Proteins encoded together in one Terriglobus saanensis SP1PR4 window:
- a CDS encoding MotA/TolQ/ExbB proton channel family protein: protein MILAHIANFAHTSSLALYLQEAAAGGAEAGGFSVLGMLKNMGWIDLVVVAILFIMSIWSLAVMIDRALYFSAARKQSREFAPKVAGALKDGRLDEAIKVADRTKKSHLAEVVTSGLQEFRSYGSGGAITEEQIESSKRALERSEAIVHAKLKRGLGSLATIGSTAPFIGLFGTVIGILHAFQQIAQSKSTGIGAVAGGISEALVTTAFGLLVAIPAVMCFNYFTNKVEAFDVEMDNSSSELVDYFIKQSHR, encoded by the coding sequence GTGATTCTCGCTCACATCGCAAACTTCGCTCATACTTCGTCTCTCGCCCTCTATCTGCAGGAAGCTGCAGCCGGTGGTGCAGAGGCCGGCGGCTTCTCCGTTCTCGGCATGTTGAAGAACATGGGCTGGATCGATCTCGTTGTCGTTGCCATCCTGTTCATCATGTCGATCTGGTCGCTCGCGGTCATGATCGATCGTGCCCTGTACTTCTCCGCTGCCCGCAAGCAGTCGCGTGAGTTTGCTCCCAAGGTTGCTGGCGCTCTCAAGGATGGCCGTCTGGACGAGGCGATCAAGGTGGCTGACCGCACCAAGAAGTCTCACCTTGCTGAAGTGGTGACCTCTGGCCTGCAGGAGTTCCGCTCCTACGGTTCGGGTGGTGCAATCACCGAGGAGCAGATTGAATCCTCCAAGCGCGCTCTTGAGCGTTCTGAGGCGATCGTTCACGCCAAGCTGAAGCGCGGCCTGGGTTCGCTCGCAACCATCGGTTCGACGGCGCCCTTCATCGGCCTCTTCGGAACGGTTATCGGTATTCTCCACGCTTTCCAGCAGATCGCGCAGTCCAAGAGCACCGGTATCGGCGCTGTGGCCGGCGGTATTTCGGAAGCTCTGGTTACGACCGCTTTCGGTCTTCTCGTAGCCATCCCTGCCGTTATGTGCTTCAACTACTTCACGAACAAGGTCGAAGCATTCGACGTCGAGATGGATAACTCCTCCTCGGAGCTCGTGGACTACTTCATCAAGCAGTCGCACCGCTAA
- a CDS encoding energy transducer TonB: MFEDSLVESSGKIQSKSKYWMIATFAFNVVILAVMILIPLLYPEALPKTAMTAMLTAPPPPPPPPPPPPPAAVVKVIKVVAALDAMTAPTKIPKEIKAVKEDPPPPQQVAGVAGMGMGSAGGAAGGVMGSLGIGNAPVPQVKVEKPKGPARISGGVMAGQILVKTTPTYPPIARAAHVSGAVVIHAIISKTGTIENLNVISGPEMLRAAAVDAVRTWRYKPYVLSGDPTEVDTTITVNFNIGG, translated from the coding sequence ATGTTTGAAGATTCGCTCGTAGAATCCAGCGGTAAGATCCAATCGAAGTCCAAGTACTGGATGATTGCCACCTTCGCGTTCAACGTCGTGATTTTGGCGGTCATGATCCTGATCCCGCTGCTCTATCCTGAGGCACTGCCGAAGACAGCCATGACGGCCATGCTCACGGCGCCTCCGCCGCCACCCCCACCGCCTCCTCCGCCGCCCCCGGCAGCAGTTGTGAAGGTGATCAAGGTTGTTGCGGCGCTTGACGCCATGACGGCTCCCACCAAGATTCCGAAAGAAATTAAGGCAGTGAAGGAAGACCCACCGCCGCCGCAGCAGGTTGCTGGCGTTGCCGGTATGGGGATGGGTTCCGCTGGTGGTGCCGCAGGTGGCGTTATGGGCAGCCTGGGTATCGGCAATGCGCCGGTTCCTCAGGTCAAGGTGGAGAAACCCAAGGGCCCTGCACGTATCTCGGGCGGCGTAATGGCCGGCCAGATCCTGGTGAAGACCACGCCTACCTACCCCCCGATCGCTCGCGCGGCGCACGTCTCCGGTGCAGTGGTGATTCACGCCATTATTTCGAAGACAGGCACCATTGAGAACCTGAACGTCATCTCAGGACCTGAGATGTTGCGCGCAGCTGCAGTCGATGCGGTTCGCACGTGGCGCTATAAGCCCTACGTTCTGAGCGGCGACCCGACGGAAGTCGATACGACGATCACCGTCAACTTCAACATCGGCGGGTAA
- a CDS encoding GNAT family N-acetyltransferase, giving the protein MTTLKFHLRACSVVDSDLLSLVGSGTLIETFAGILDGSDLLAHCQKNNSPAAFTKYLSAPTTRAFFAEAEPGDAPVGYILLCEPDLPVDLLPADYELRRIYLFHRFHGTGIGRALMNQAVEATREMGRRRLLLGVNCVNFAAISFYEKAGFKKVGERQFIVGATACKDDIMALTL; this is encoded by the coding sequence ATGACGACATTGAAATTTCACCTGCGCGCATGCAGTGTGGTGGACAGTGATCTGCTTTCTCTGGTGGGTTCAGGCACGCTCATCGAAACATTCGCCGGAATTTTGGATGGGTCCGATCTTCTGGCGCACTGCCAGAAGAACAACTCCCCCGCAGCGTTTACGAAGTATCTCTCTGCGCCGACGACGCGTGCTTTTTTCGCAGAGGCGGAGCCGGGTGATGCTCCGGTTGGGTACATTCTGCTCTGCGAACCCGACTTGCCGGTCGATCTCTTGCCAGCGGATTACGAACTGCGGAGAATCTATCTCTTTCATCGTTTTCATGGGACTGGAATCGGCCGTGCTCTGATGAATCAGGCCGTGGAGGCCACCCGTGAGATGGGACGGAGGCGTCTTCTGCTTGGGGTCAATTGCGTGAACTTTGCTGCGATCTCCTTCTATGAAAAGGCCGGTTTCAAGAAGGTCGGTGAGCGTCAATTTATCGTGGGTGCCACCGCATGCAAAGACGACATTATGGCGTTGACTCTCTAA
- a CDS encoding deoxyribodipyrimidine photo-lyase has product MPAQELSSALKNFSQDPRVTLRRAGVPNPDGRCVVYWMQRAQRGRDNAALNLAVQIADELGLPVVTYFAGISNFPHANLRHYHFLQQGLLDVENDLAERGIGFVLRNAPECSPVQFFADAHAAIVIGDENPLRAMERWRSMVAKNIEVPYWTIDTDVIVPSKLLEKAQYAARTIRPRLKKFLPEFLHLVKSIDNSAPAKEWQQPRGLRHDKLSIDMTKQWPDLDRSVLPVDEWNGGSGAAYKRLHLFTKNLGNYDRERNHPETDGTSMLSPFLHFGHIGPLTIALAVRKAIQTNPAAKVSGEAYLDQLITWRELCINFVKYEPNYDTAACADPWAKVTIGEHARDERSPLYSLEQLERAETYDELWNASQRQMVYRGWMHNYMRMYWAKKILEWSPSVDVAFERAVHLNDRYFLDGRDPNGYGSIAWALVGKFDRAWGERPIFGKIRYMSGASTGRKFDSKKYIAQNPPAGKPAEPLLF; this is encoded by the coding sequence ATGCCCGCCCAGGAACTTTCGTCCGCGCTCAAAAACTTTTCGCAGGACCCACGCGTTACCCTTCGCCGTGCAGGCGTGCCCAACCCGGACGGGCGATGCGTCGTCTACTGGATGCAACGCGCGCAGCGCGGACGCGACAACGCTGCTCTGAACCTGGCCGTGCAGATCGCAGACGAACTGGGTCTGCCGGTCGTCACCTACTTCGCGGGCATCTCCAACTTCCCCCACGCCAACCTGCGGCACTATCACTTCCTGCAACAGGGCCTGCTCGATGTCGAAAACGATCTCGCGGAACGCGGTATCGGCTTCGTTCTGCGCAACGCTCCGGAATGCAGTCCTGTTCAGTTCTTCGCCGACGCACACGCAGCTATCGTTATCGGAGACGAGAACCCGCTGCGCGCCATGGAGCGCTGGCGCTCCATGGTTGCGAAGAACATCGAAGTCCCCTACTGGACCATCGATACCGACGTCATCGTGCCTTCAAAGCTCCTTGAAAAAGCGCAGTACGCCGCGCGCACCATCCGTCCGCGCCTGAAGAAGTTTCTGCCGGAGTTTCTGCACCTCGTAAAGAGCATCGACAATTCGGCTCCTGCAAAAGAATGGCAGCAACCACGCGGACTGCGCCACGACAAACTCTCGATAGACATGACGAAGCAGTGGCCCGATCTCGACCGCTCCGTCCTGCCTGTAGACGAATGGAACGGCGGCTCCGGCGCTGCCTACAAACGTCTCCATCTCTTCACGAAGAACCTCGGCAATTACGATCGCGAGCGCAACCACCCGGAGACCGACGGCACCTCGATGCTCTCTCCCTTTCTGCACTTCGGACACATCGGCCCGCTCACCATCGCGCTCGCCGTACGTAAAGCAATACAGACCAACCCCGCAGCCAAAGTGAGTGGAGAAGCGTATCTTGACCAACTCATCACCTGGCGCGAACTATGCATCAACTTCGTAAAGTATGAGCCCAACTACGACACTGCTGCCTGCGCCGATCCCTGGGCGAAGGTCACCATCGGAGAGCACGCGCGCGACGAGCGCTCTCCGCTCTACTCGCTTGAACAGCTCGAACGCGCCGAAACCTACGACGAGCTCTGGAACGCATCGCAGCGGCAGATGGTCTACCGGGGATGGATGCACAACTACATGCGCATGTACTGGGCGAAGAAGATCCTGGAATGGTCGCCGTCCGTCGACGTCGCTTTCGAACGCGCTGTTCATCTCAATGACCGCTACTTCCTCGACGGCCGCGATCCCAACGGCTACGGTAGCATCGCGTGGGCGCTGGTCGGCAAGTTCGACCGCGCCTGGGGAGAACGTCCCATCTTCGGAAAGATCCGCTACATGTCCGGCGCATCGACCGGACGCAAATTCGACTCGAAGAAATACATCGCGCAGAATCCGCCGGCCGGGAAACCAGCAGAACCATTGCTGTTTTGA